The DNA window CAAAGCTCACATCAGGCTCGCTTGTTGGTACCGGCGCCGCAGGACTACCCGCGTGAGGCGATAGGAAGTACGAGGCCGCCACCATTGGCTATCCGCGCGAGCGCTAGTCTTGAACAGCGGGTCTTTAGGACCTTTGGCTATCCGCGACGGCGCCGTTCTGAACGGCGGGTGACGGCCTCCGGAAACAAATGCGGGGCCAGGAATTTTGTTCCGCAAGTTCGGCTCGTTTTGGAAGTGGGCTGCTTGATCCCGGCGATATCAGGAACAAGTTGGCGTTGAGGGGAGCGGAAGAATATGACCAAATGGCCATAGCCCCGTCACGGGCCCGGAAGCCGTCGCCACCAGGAGCGGAGGAAGAAATGGCAACCAAAAAGACCGCTATAGATGCGAACAAGGCAACGCATTCACTGTCGCGCAGGCAGATGTTAGGCAGCGGCGGCACGCTGTTGGGCGGCGCTGTCGTCGGCGGCTTCGCCGGCGGGCAGGCCTTGGCCGGACAGCCCGGGTCCACTTCCGAAAACCTGCCGCCCAATATTCCGGAATGGATGAAAGCGCCGGGCGATCCGATGGGCGCCCAGCTCTATGGAGAGCCGTCGCCGTTCGAGAAGAACGTCATCAAGAACATCCCGAAGAATTTGCCGCAATATCTCTCAGCCTCGGGACGCACGCCGCTTGGCGATCTCGACGGCATCATCACGCCGAACGGGCTGTTCTACGAACGTCACCATGGCGGCGTTCCCACCATCGATCCCGACCAGCACCGGCTGATGCTGCATGGACTGGTCGAGCGTCCCATGATTTTCACGATGGAGGACATCCGCCGCTTTCCATCGCAATCGCGGATTCACTTTCTCGAATGCTCAGGCAATCCGGTTTACACAAAACCTTATGGCAAGACCGCATCCGACCTGATGGGATTGTTGAGTTGCGCGGAGTGGACCGGCGTCAGTCTTAAACTTGTACTTGAAGAGGCCGGACTTCGTCCCGAAGCGAAATGGCTGGTGGCCGAAGGCGCCGATGCGGCGGCGTTGACGCGCTCGATCCCGATCGAAAAATGCCTCGACGACGCCATGCTGGTCTACAGCCAGAACGGCGAGCGGTTGCGCCCGCAGCAGGGATATCCGCTGCGGCTGCTGCTGCCCGGCTTCGAAGGCAATATGAATGTGAAATGGCTGCGCCGTCTGAAGGCCGTGACCGAGCCGGCCTACTCGCGCGAGGAGACCTCGAAATACACCGACCTGATGCCTGACGGGACCGCGCGCGAATTCACCTTCTACATGGAAGCGAAATCGATCATCACCCGGCCGTCGGGCGGCCAGAAGCTCAAGCAACCCGGTTTCCATGAAATCACCGGCCTGGCCTGGAGCGGGCATGGCAAGATCAGGCGCGTCGACGTGTCCGTCGACGACGGCAAGAACTGGCAGGAAGCGCAATTGCAGGAGCCGGTGCTGACCCGCGCCCTGACGCGCTTCCGGCTGCCATGGCAATGGGATGGGCAGCCGGCGGTGATCCAGAGCCGCGCCATCGACGAGACCGGTTATGTGCAGCCGACATTCTCGGAGCTGACCGCCGTTCGCGGCGTGAATTCATTCTATCACAACAATGCCATTCAGCCGTGGCGCATCGATGCGCAGGGGCAGGTGACCAATGCCAATGCTTAAATCCGCTCTGGCGACGCTCACGCTGTTGACACTGGCGTTGTCGGCCCGCGCCGAGGCGCAGGGCCATTACGGCATCGGGCGAACCGCAACGGACGGGGAAATCGCCGGCTGGAATATCGATATCGGCCGCGACGGTTCGAACCTTCCGCCCGGAAGCGGCAGCGTTGCCCACGGCCACGAGGTATTCGATCAGCAATGCGCGGCGTGCCATGGCGAGAAAGGCGAGGGTGGCGTTGGCGAGCGGCTGGTCGGCGGCCAGGGTACAATCGCAACGCTAAAGCCGATCAAGACCGTCGGCAGCTACTGGCCTTATGCCCCGACGCTGTTCGACTATATCCGCCGCGCGATGCCGCAAAACGCGCCACAGTCGCTCAGCAATGACGACGTCTATGCAGTCTCTGCCTATATCCTCAACATGAACGGGCTCTTCCCTGCCGACGCGACGCTCGACGCCAAGTCGCTGAGCGCGATCAAGATGCCGAACCGGAGCATGTTCACGGAGGATCCAAGGCCCGACGTCAAGAATCCGGCCTGCGAGAAGGGCTGCTAGATCCCGGCCGGGCGGCGCAAGCCGGTCACAAAATCAGACATGGACCTGACGGCGTTTGTTCGATTACGCTGATGCCGTGATCGCAATGCCAGGCCAGGATTTGATCCACCGTGACCAGAACTGAAGTTATCGACCGCGTCAGCCAGCACTTTCATTCCGGTGATTTTCTCGATGAGCTCGGCCGCAGGGTTGCGTATCAGACCGAAAGCCAAAATACCGGCAGGGAGAAGGAGCTGCGCGCCTATCTTGAAGCGGAGCTGCAACCCGTTTTTTCAGAACTTGGCTTCACCTCGAAATTGATTGAATCGCCAAGCGGGAAGCATCCTTATCTGATAGCTGACTATAAAGAGAGCGCCTCGGCGCCGACCGTTCTCACCTATGGCCATGGCGATGTCGTCGACGGCATGGTGGGCGAATGGCGCAACAACCTCGATCCCTGGCGGCTGACGACGGCAGGCAATCGCGTTTATGGCCGCGGCACCGCCGATAATAAAGGGCAGCATTCCATCAATCTGTCGGCGTTGCGCGCGGTTCGCGAAGCCCGCGGCGGCAAGCTCGGCTTCAACGCCAAGTTCATCATCGAGATGGGCGAGGAGATCGGCTCGCCGGATCTCGCTGAGGTCTGCGACTCCCTGCGCAATGAACTCAAGGCCGATGTGTTCATCGGCTCCGACGGGCCACGGCTGTCGGCAGATCGCCCGACGATATTCCTCGGCTGCCGCGGGGGCTTACGGATACATCTTGATGTCGAACTGCGCGAGGGCGGTCATCATTCCGGCAATTGGGGCGGCGTGCTGGCCAATCCGGCGACGATCCTCGCCAATGCGATCGGTTCGCTGGTTGACGGACAAGGGCACCTGCTGCTGGAGGAGATGAAGCCGCCGCGGCTCTCGAACCAGATTCGCGCCATGCTCGCCGACGTCAAGGTCGAGCCGACGGCGGATGAGCCGGCGCTGTCGCCGAATTGGGGCGAGGACGGCCTGTCACCGGCCGAAAGGCTCTATGCCTGGAATACGCTCGAGGTGCTGGCGATCTCATCGGGGAATATCGACAAGCCGGCAAATGCCATTCCCGGCCGCGCGCGGGCGGTGCTGCAGCTTCGCTTTGTCGTCGGCACGCAGATCGAAAAGGTCGTGCCCGCGATCCAGCGCCATTTCGACGCAAAAGGATTCTCGATGGTGAAGGTGCGCGCGGCGCAAAGCTTTGCGGCGTCGCGCGCCGATCTCGATAGTCCCTGGATCAAATGGGCGGCGGACTCGATCCGGCAGACCACCGGCAAGGAGCCGGCGATCCTGCCGAATTTCGGCGGCTCGCTGCCGAACGATGTGTTCTCCGAGGTGCTCGGGCTGCCCACGATCTGGGTGCCGCATTCCTATCCGGGCTGTTCCCAGCATGCGCCCGACGAACACATCCTGCTGCCCGTGACGGAGGAAGCGCTGCGCATGATGGCGGGCCTGTTCTGGGATTTAGGCGAGATGCCGCGCCCGCTCTAGCGGGGCGTATCAAGGGGACTATCCGCGGACGAAGGTAAAGAGCGTTTTGAGGCGAAGTCGAAGAGATAGGTAAAAACCGATGGCTACGAAGTGAGTGTGTTTGACCGTCGCTTTGTCGTCGCTGGGTTGTTGGCGATGCCCGCGGGCAGGGCGTCAGCGCAGGGCAGCGAGTTCTCCGGCGAGTTGACGGCGTCGCACTCGCTGCCGGTCATCAAAATCGTGATCCTCAACGCCAGCGGTGTGCAACGCCAGGCCATCGCGCTGATCGACACCGGCTCGGCAAGTTGCCTGGTCGAACAATCGATCCCGAAGGAGTTGGGTCTGGTCCAGGCAGGTAGCGAGGAGGCCTTGACTCACGATGGCAAGCGGACAGATCCGCTCTACAGTTGCCAGTTCAGATTCCCGGACGGGCATTCTTTCGACTTGCAGGCCGCGGCCAGGCCGATGCAGACGGCGGCGCTGTCATTTGATGCGATCATCGGAATGAGCCTTCTGCGATATTACGATGTCCGGATCAAAGCATTGGAGCGGCTGGTAACCCTTCGCTGGCTGGGCGCTTAAAGAGATCGAATCCGGACATCCTCGGGTACAGACCGGCCTACAGGATCGCATCAAGGGGATATCGAGGATGGCGTCATCGGGGGAAGCGGCTTCATCGACGGCATTTCCCGCGCAGTCGGCGAGTAAACCGATCGCCAGGCTCGTGATCGCAACGTCGATCGGCAATGCGCTCGAATGGTACGACATCGCCGTCTACGGATATTTCGCCGTTTATATCTCCAGGGCTTTCTTTCCGAACAGCGATCCCACCATTTCACTGCTGCTGACGCTCGGCACGTTCGGGCTGTCGTTCATCACCCGTCCGCTGGGTGGCGTGATCCTTGGGACCTATGCCGACCGCTACGGCCGCAAGGCGTCGTTGATGGTATCGATCGTGCTGATGACACTCGGCACGTTCGCGATCGCGGTCATGCCGACCTACGAGCGCATCGGCATTCTGGCGCCCGTCGCGGTTCTTCTGGCGCGCCTCGTGCAGGGATTTTCGGCCGGCGGCGAATTCGGCAGTTCAACCGCAATTTTGGTGGAGCATGCGCCTGAGCGGCGCGGCTTCATCGCCAGCTGGCAGTTTGCGACCCAGGGCTTGGGCAACGTGTTCGCCTCCGCCTTCGGCGTCGGTCTTACCTTGTCGCTGGCGCCAGCCGATCTGCAATCCTGGGGCTGGCGAATTCCGTTCCTGTTCGGCGTCCTGATCGGACCGGCCGGCATCTATATCCGCAACAACATCGAGGACGCCGGCGCGCCGCCGGCGACGAAACAGGACTCGCCGATCCGGGAAGTGCTGTCGTATCAGAAGATGCGGGTCGCCCTGGGCATCGGCGTGCTCGCGATCTCGACCGCGGTCAATTACCTCATCCTGTACATGCCGACCTATGCGGTTAAAACGCTCAATCTGCCGCCGTCGGTCGGCTATATCGCGACCTTTGTCGGGGCCATCGTCGTGACCATTCTGGCTCCGATCGCGGGCATGGTCTCCGACCGGATCGGGCGCACCACGCATATGATTGTCATCAACGGGCTGCTGCTGGTCTCGATCTTTCCTGCGTTCCTGCTTCTCACCAAGGTGCCGACGCCGTTCATCATCATCGCCGTCGTATTCTGGCTCGCCGCGCTGAAGTCGCTCTATTATGGCCCGCTCGCGGCACTGATGTCCGAACTGCTTCCTCCGGCGACGCGCGCCACCGGCCTTGGCCTCGGCTACAACGTCGGCGTCATGGTGTTCGGCGGCATGGGGCCGGTCATCATGGCGTGGCTGGGCGGTTTCGCTGTCATCGGCGATCTCGCGCCGGGCTATTATCTCACTTTGGTAGGCGTGTTGAGCATGTCGGCGCTGATCGAAATCAGGCGCACCAAAGCCGACGTAAGCTTCGTGTAAGGTTCGCACGCGGCCGATCCCGTATTCGTCCACGTCGGCCGAACCGGCTAGGGCAGCGCGTACGCGATCAGCGAATCCCCAAGCGTGGTTCCCAATTTGCCGTGGCCGCCGGCGGCGATCACGACGAACTGTTTGCCGGCTTGCCCCGCGCGGTAGGTCATCGGCATGGCCTGGCCGCCGGCCGGGAGGCGGCCCTTCCAGAGTTCTGCGCCGGTCTCGACATTGAACGCGCGCAGATAATTATCCATCGCCGATGCGATGAATATGAGCCCGCCGGCGGTAACGATCGGCCCGCCCAGGTTTGGCGTTCCCTGAACAAGCGCTGCAGGGTTTTTGGCCATATCGGCCGTGGTCCCCAGCGGTACTTTCCACCGGATGGATCCCTTGGACAAATCGACGGCAACCAATTCGCCCCACGGTGGAGGATTGCAAGGCAACCCGAGCGGTGAATGAACGACCTCGCGGCTCATGCCGTAGGGCGTTCCGTGCTGTGGAGAAACTTCGGCGCGCAGCTCACCCTTGCGAGCAGCATTCTCGACCGGCTTGTACTGATCTCGCGGGATCAGATGAACTTCCATCGGTAGATTGTTGATATTGGTGACAAAGATCTGCCGTTCCGGATCAAACGCGCCGCTGCTCCAGTTCATCCCGCCAAGATTGCCGGGAAAGGCGATGGTTCCCTGTACGCTCGGCGGGGTGAAGATTCCCTCCGATCTCAACTTTTCCATTCGGCTGCGGCAGGCCTCGCGCTCTTCGGGATTGATGCCCCAGGCGTCTTTTGCCGTGAGGGTTTGCGGTACGATCGCGGGCGGTGCCAGCGGGAAAGGCTGCGTCGGCGAAGCGTCTTCGCCTTCGGCATCGCTGTTGGGAACAGGGCGCTCCTCGACGCCGAAAATCGGACTTCCAGTCTCTCGGTTCAGGACAAAGAGGTTTCCGGTCTTGTTGCCTTGAATCACCACAGGTGTCTCGACGCCATCGTGGCGCAGGGTGCCAAGCACCGGCTGCGCTGCCGTATCGTAGTCCCACATGTCGTGATGAACGAGTTGAAATCCCCACACCAGTTCGCCGGTCTTTGCAGACAGCGCAACGACCGAGTTCGCCCATTTGTTGTCGCCGGGCCGTTTGAAGCCGTGATAGTCGGGGCTGGCGCTGCCTGTCGGAAGAAACACGAGGCCGCGCCGGGCATCGACCGAAATGGTCGACCAGACGTTGCCTGCTCCGGTCAGCCCGAGGTTTCCCTGGATTGGATTCCAGCTCCAGCGAAGCTGGCCGTTTCTTGCGTCAAACGCCCTTACGACGCCGTTCGGGCTATCGACGCGGTCGTTGTCGGCGATCGAGGAGCCGACGATGACGAGATCATCGATCACCGCTGGCGCCGAGGTTTCCTCATATTCGCCCCGCCGGGTGATGTTGGAAATTCCTGTCTTCAGATCGATCTGTCCCTCCACGCCGAAATCGGCACAAGGCTGGCCGGTTGGCGCATCCAGCGCAAAAAGCCGGGCATCGATCGTGGCCAGGAAAATGCGCTGATGGCAGGCGCCGCTGTCGGCACGCCCTGAATCGGACCAGAACGTAACGCTGCGATTGATCAGCCCCTCGGAGTAGCGGGTATGCAGATCGATCTTCGGATCGAAGCTCCATTTCTCCTTGCCGGTTTCAGGATCGAGCGCGACAACGCGATTGAACGGCGTGCTGAGAAACATCGTTCCGCCGACAACAATCGGCGTTGCTTCAAATTCGCTCTTGGGGCGATCGCCGCTGCCGTCGGAAACGTCTCCGGTATGATATTCCCAGACGGGCTTTAGCTGCGCGACATTGCTCCTGTCGATTTGGTTCAGGGACGAGTAACGGCTGCCGCCGGAATCGCCTCCGTAGAAAGCCCAGGTTCCGGTTCCCGCAGCCGCTAATTCCTCGGCTACCGCATTGCGCGCCGTTATCACCGACAGAACGATTGCGGCTATGCTGATCGACAGGGAACGCATGGACCCTCTTGTTTTCGACGGCCTCGATCTGGCCGTGACTATATTCGAGCGAGAAGCGCCGTCGAGCCGGTTGTTCATCAGGCCAGAACAAAAAACCCGTCATCATTTATATGCTTTTCGTTCAGAACATATTCATGCGGATTCGCTCAGATTGAACGTGGGCCAGCTCCGAAAGATTGGTCAGACCCGATGAACGACCCAGGCCACTCCAAAGAACCCAAGTACCATCGGACGAGCGTCGCGGTATTGTATGCTGCGCTGGTCATGATTAATGGAATCTTCGGCGGTACGGCCGCGCAAGCAGCCGAGCTCACGCCGCACGACATGGCGCTGCTCGACCGTCTGACCTGGGGAATCAACCCGTCGAGTGCGGCGCATCTTCAAGCTGTTGGCACGGAGCGCTGGCTGTCGGAGCAATTGCATCCGCCTGCGAACAACGCATTGGCGGAAGCCGCTCAAACGCAAATCGAGGCGATGCCTGATGTCCACAAGTTTCCATTCGACATCGCGGTGGCGTTCGATCAGCAGGCGAAGTCCGCCAACCAGGTTACCGACCCCGACCAGAAGAAGGCCGCGCAACAGGTCTATCAGCAGGCGATGAACGACCGGGCGAAGCAGGCAGCAGCGCGCAGCATTCTGCGCGCGCTCTATGCGCCGGATCAATTGCGCCAGCGCATGACGTGGTTCTGGTTCAATCATTTCAACGTCCATCAATACAAGGCGAACATCCGCATTCTCGTCGGCGACTATGAGGATCGCGCCATCAGGCCGTTTGCGCTCGGCAAGTTCCACGATCTGCTCACCGCGACGCTCTATCATCCGGCGATGCTGCGTTATCTCGACAACGCCGAGAACGCGGCCGGCCATCTGAACGAAAACTATGCCCGCGAGATCATGGAGCTGCACACCATGGGCGTCGGCTCGGGTTACACGCAGGCGGATGTCGAGGCGCTCGCGCGTATCCTGACCGGCGTCGGGATCGATCTGAAACCGGAAGACCCCAAGCTGAAGCCAGAATTGCAATCGCAGCTGGTGCGTGAGGGCGCGTTCGAATTCAATCCGGCCCGGCACGATTATGGTGACAAGATTTTCCTGGGGCATACCATTAGGGGTCGCGGACTCGCCGAAGTCGATGAAGCGGTCGATATTCTGGTTCACCATCCCGCAACGGCGACGCACCTGTCGCGCCAGATCGCGACCTATTTTGTGTCGGAAAGTCCACCGGAAACGCTGGTCCAGAAAATGGCGCAGACCTTCAAGAGCAGCGATGGCGATATCTCGGCCGTGTTGTCCACGATGGTTCACGCGCCGGAGTTCGCCGCTTCCCTGAAATCCGGTGCCAAGTTCAAGGATCCCGTGCAATACGTGTTCTCGGCCGTCCGTCTCGCCTACGACGACAAGGTCATTCTGAATACGCTGCCGATCCAGGGCTGGCTCAACCGCCTGGGCGAAGGACTGTTCAATCACGAGACGCCGGACGGCTTTTCGATGACGTCCGCGTCCTGGAACGGGCCCGGACAGATGATGGTGCGTTTCGAGATCGCGCGCCAGATCGGCTCCGGTTCTTCGGGCCTGTTCAAGACGGATGGGCCGAATGCGGTCGATCAGCCGGCTTTCCCGCTGATCGCAAACGCGCTTTACTTCAATGGATTGCGGCAGACGCTAACGCCGACCACGCTTGCCGCGTTGGATCAAGCAATCTCGCCGCAGGACTGGAATACGCTGTTTCTGTCGTCGCCCGAGTTTATGCGCTAACCACAGAGATAAGGGATCGCGATCCATGAATCGACGTGAACTGATCAAGGCTTTTGCATCGCTGGTTCCGATGACGGTGGGGGGCCGCGTCTGGGCCGCGCCCGCAACTGACGCACGGCTGCTGGTGGTATTCCTGCGTGGCGCTTATGACGCCGCCAATGTCGTCGTTCCCGTGTCGAGCGACTTCTATCACACTTCGCGGCCCGCGCTCGGCATTGCCAAGCCCGATGCCGGCAACCCGAATGCGGCGTTGTCGCTTGATGCGGACTGGGGGCTGCACCCGTCCTTGCGCGACAGCATCTATCCGCTATGGGCCAAGCGCGAGATTGCGTTCGTGCCGTTCGCGGGCACGTCGGATGATCTGACGCGCAGCCATTTCGAGACCCAGGACACGATCGAGCTCGGCCAGTCCGTCGGCGGCTCGCGCGACTATCGCTCGGGCTTCATGAGCCGGCTCGCCACCGAGCTGACGCGCGTCAAACCGATTTCGTTCACCGATCAGCTCCCGCTGATCTTTCGCGGCAAATCGCAGACGCCGAATATCGGATTGAACAGCGTCGGCAAGCCAGGCGTTGACGATCGTCAGGCCAAACTGATCAAGGAGATGTATGCGCAAAGCGACCTGGCTTCATCAGTGTCGGAAGGATTCAGGATTCGCGACGACGTCTACCGCTCGATCTCGGAGGAGATGACAGCGGCCAATCGCGGCGCGGTTTCGCCGCGCGGGTTTGAGCTTTCAGCGCGGCGTATCGGCCGGCTGATGCGCGAGCAGTTCAACCTCGGCTTCGTCGATGTCGGCGGCTGGGATACGCATGTCAACCAGGGTGCGGCCACCGGCTATCTCGCCGATCGGCTCGGCGAGCTTGGCCGCGGGCTCGCCGGTTTTTCCGAAGAGATCGGACAGCCGGGATGGCGCGATACGGTGGTGGTCGTGATCTCCGAATTCGGCCGCACCTTTCGCGAGAATGGTGATCGCGGCACCGATCATGGCCATGGCAGCGTCTATTGGGTGATGGGCGGCGGCATCAATGGCGGCCGCATCCTCGGCGAGCAGGTCAAGGTCGACCAGGCGAATCTGTTTCAGAATCGCGACTATCCGGTGCTGACGGATTATCGCGCGATGTTCGCAGGCTTGTTCGAGCGGATGTTCGGATTGGACAATGCAAGCATTCAGCGGATCTTCGCCGACGCCCATCCGGCGGAGTTGGGACTGGTGTAAGCGCGGGGCGTCAGCCCCTTTTGTTATTCTGAATTTACTGCTGGGGCACGTCCCTGATGACAGGGCCTTTCGGGGCCGGCGCCGCATTCACTGGAGCTTCGGCTTTCGGCGCAACGGCGGCCGGCGCGTTGCGGCCTCCGGGCGGCACATAAATAAAGGCGGCGGCAAGCACCGCCAGCGCGACAATGGCACCCAGAATTCCCGCGACTTTTTGCGAGTTCATTTTTCGTCCCTTTGGTGGCCTGCCGGATGTAAACCCGGCAAATGACCTTGGCTGCCGTCATCTTTAGCAGCAGAGCAGGGCAAGCGGCAATCATCCGGCAAGGCGGCAGAGTCTGATTCCATCGCAGAATCAGACTCCATGCCGGTGCCGCTATCGGCCCTCGACCACGCCGGTCGGGTCCGCACTGAGCCAGCGATAGATCACGCCGCCCAACACGCCACCGATCAAGGGCGCAACCCAGAACATCCAAAGCTGCGCCAGCGCCCAGCCGCCAACGAACAGTGCCGGGCCGGTGCTGCGCGCCGGATTGACCGAGGTGTTGGTGACGGGAATGCTGACCAGATGGATCATCACCAGCGCCAGCCCGATCGCCAGCGGCGCAAAGCCGGCGGGCGCCTTGCCGTGGGTCGAGCCCATGATGATGAACAGGAACATCATGGTCATCACCACTTCCGTGATGAAGCAGACCACCATGTTGTAATGGCCCGGCGAATGCTCGCCATAGCCGTTCGATGCAAAGCCCTTGGCAAGGTCGAAGCCAGCCGTACCGCTCGCGATCACGTAGAGTACCGCCGAAGCCACCACAGCGCCGATCACCTGCGCGACCACGTAAGGAAGGATCTGTCCAGCCGGGAAACGGCCGCCTGCGGCAAGCCCGACTGTGACCGCCGGGTTGAGATGGCAACCCGAGATGTGACCGATCGCATAGGCCATTGTCACGACACTCAACCCGAACGCGAGCGCCACGCCGAGCAGGCCGATGCCGACCTGAGGAAATCCGGCGGCAATGACGGCGCTGCCGCATCCGGCAAATGTCAGCCAAAACGTACCGATCGCTTCTGCGACATATTTCTGCGCGTTCATGACGTCCTCCCGGTCGTTGACTTCTTGGTTTCGAAGAGCGTGATGTAATCACATGCCAGATTCTGTCTGCCGTCAACTCGGCACCTGCATTGCATTCTTCGCTGGGGAAAACGCATCGTAAAAATGACATTGCATTTTGATCAGATCCACGCCAGGCAAGTCGTTTGGTTGTCGCAATCGACGGCGATAGTTTGTACGGTCTGGCAATCACTTATGCGTCGAGCGGCACATCAAATTGAGCGAAATTCAAACAACTGACATCGAAGGGCGGCCGCAGGTTTCGCAGGGCAGCCTGCCGCTTATGGGATTGAGCGCGCTCGGCATTGTGTTCGGCGATATCGGGACCAGCCCGCTTTACACGTTCAAGACCATTCTCGGCACGGCCGCAGCGCCGTCG is part of the Bradyrhizobium canariense genome and encodes:
- a CDS encoding c-type cytochrome, with protein sequence MLKSALATLTLLTLALSARAEAQGHYGIGRTATDGEIAGWNIDIGRDGSNLPPGSGSVAHGHEVFDQQCAACHGEKGEGGVGERLVGGQGTIATLKPIKTVGSYWPYAPTLFDYIRRAMPQNAPQSLSNDDVYAVSAYILNMNGLFPADATLDAKSLSAIKMPNRSMFTEDPRPDVKNPACEKGC
- a CDS encoding DUF1501 domain-containing protein encodes the protein MNRRELIKAFASLVPMTVGGRVWAAPATDARLLVVFLRGAYDAANVVVPVSSDFYHTSRPALGIAKPDAGNPNAALSLDADWGLHPSLRDSIYPLWAKREIAFVPFAGTSDDLTRSHFETQDTIELGQSVGGSRDYRSGFMSRLATELTRVKPISFTDQLPLIFRGKSQTPNIGLNSVGKPGVDDRQAKLIKEMYAQSDLASSVSEGFRIRDDVYRSISEEMTAANRGAVSPRGFELSARRIGRLMREQFNLGFVDVGGWDTHVNQGAATGYLADRLGELGRGLAGFSEEIGQPGWRDTVVVVISEFGRTFRENGDRGTDHGHGSVYWVMGGGINGGRILGEQVKVDQANLFQNRDYPVLTDYRAMFAGLFERMFGLDNASIQRIFADAHPAELGLV
- a CDS encoding M20 family metallopeptidase; this translates as MTRTEVIDRVSQHFHSGDFLDELGRRVAYQTESQNTGREKELRAYLEAELQPVFSELGFTSKLIESPSGKHPYLIADYKESASAPTVLTYGHGDVVDGMVGEWRNNLDPWRLTTAGNRVYGRGTADNKGQHSINLSALRAVREARGGKLGFNAKFIIEMGEEIGSPDLAEVCDSLRNELKADVFIGSDGPRLSADRPTIFLGCRGGLRIHLDVELREGGHHSGNWGGVLANPATILANAIGSLVDGQGHLLLEEMKPPRLSNQIRAMLADVKVEPTADEPALSPNWGEDGLSPAERLYAWNTLEVLAISSGNIDKPANAIPGRARAVLQLRFVVGTQIEKVVPAIQRHFDAKGFSMVKVRAAQSFAASRADLDSPWIKWAADSIRQTTGKEPAILPNFGGSLPNDVFSEVLGLPTIWVPHSYPGCSQHAPDEHILLPVTEEALRMMAGLFWDLGEMPRPL
- the soxC gene encoding sulfite dehydrogenase; translated protein: MLGSGGTLLGGAVVGGFAGGQALAGQPGSTSENLPPNIPEWMKAPGDPMGAQLYGEPSPFEKNVIKNIPKNLPQYLSASGRTPLGDLDGIITPNGLFYERHHGGVPTIDPDQHRLMLHGLVERPMIFTMEDIRRFPSQSRIHFLECSGNPVYTKPYGKTASDLMGLLSCAEWTGVSLKLVLEEAGLRPEAKWLVAEGADAAALTRSIPIEKCLDDAMLVYSQNGERLRPQQGYPLRLLLPGFEGNMNVKWLRRLKAVTEPAYSREETSKYTDLMPDGTAREFTFYMEAKSIITRPSGGQKLKQPGFHEITGLAWSGHGKIRRVDVSVDDGKNWQEAQLQEPVLTRALTRFRLPWQWDGQPAVIQSRAIDETGYVQPTFSELTAVRGVNSFYHNNAIQPWRIDAQGQVTNANA
- a CDS encoding MFS transporter, whose product is MASSGEAASSTAFPAQSASKPIARLVIATSIGNALEWYDIAVYGYFAVYISRAFFPNSDPTISLLLTLGTFGLSFITRPLGGVILGTYADRYGRKASLMVSIVLMTLGTFAIAVMPTYERIGILAPVAVLLARLVQGFSAGGEFGSSTAILVEHAPERRGFIASWQFATQGLGNVFASAFGVGLTLSLAPADLQSWGWRIPFLFGVLIGPAGIYIRNNIEDAGAPPATKQDSPIREVLSYQKMRVALGIGVLAISTAVNYLILYMPTYAVKTLNLPPSVGYIATFVGAIVVTILAPIAGMVSDRIGRTTHMIVINGLLLVSIFPAFLLLTKVPTPFIIIAVVFWLAALKSLYYGPLAALMSELLPPATRATGLGLGYNVGVMVFGGMGPVIMAWLGGFAVIGDLAPGYYLTLVGVLSMSALIEIRRTKADVSFV
- a CDS encoding DUF1800 domain-containing protein, which produces MINGIFGGTAAQAAELTPHDMALLDRLTWGINPSSAAHLQAVGTERWLSEQLHPPANNALAEAAQTQIEAMPDVHKFPFDIAVAFDQQAKSANQVTDPDQKKAAQQVYQQAMNDRAKQAAARSILRALYAPDQLRQRMTWFWFNHFNVHQYKANIRILVGDYEDRAIRPFALGKFHDLLTATLYHPAMLRYLDNAENAAGHLNENYAREIMELHTMGVGSGYTQADVEALARILTGVGIDLKPEDPKLKPELQSQLVREGAFEFNPARHDYGDKIFLGHTIRGRGLAEVDEAVDILVHHPATATHLSRQIATYFVSESPPETLVQKMAQTFKSSDGDISAVLSTMVHAPEFAASLKSGAKFKDPVQYVFSAVRLAYDDKVILNTLPIQGWLNRLGEGLFNHETPDGFSMTSASWNGPGQMMVRFEIARQIGSGSSGLFKTDGPNAVDQPAFPLIANALYFNGLRQTLTPTTLAALDQAISPQDWNTLFLSSPEFMR
- a CDS encoding pyrroloquinoline quinone-dependent dehydrogenase, which produces MRSLSISIAAIVLSVITARNAVAEELAAAGTGTWAFYGGDSGGSRYSSLNQIDRSNVAQLKPVWEYHTGDVSDGSGDRPKSEFEATPIVVGGTMFLSTPFNRVVALDPETGKEKWSFDPKIDLHTRYSEGLINRSVTFWSDSGRADSGACHQRIFLATIDARLFALDAPTGQPCADFGVEGQIDLKTGISNITRRGEYEETSAPAVIDDLVIVGSSIADNDRVDSPNGVVRAFDARNGQLRWSWNPIQGNLGLTGAGNVWSTISVDARRGLVFLPTGSASPDYHGFKRPGDNKWANSVVALSAKTGELVWGFQLVHHDMWDYDTAAQPVLGTLRHDGVETPVVIQGNKTGNLFVLNRETGSPIFGVEERPVPNSDAEGEDASPTQPFPLAPPAIVPQTLTAKDAWGINPEEREACRSRMEKLRSEGIFTPPSVQGTIAFPGNLGGMNWSSGAFDPERQIFVTNINNLPMEVHLIPRDQYKPVENAARKGELRAEVSPQHGTPYGMSREVVHSPLGLPCNPPPWGELVAVDLSKGSIRWKVPLGTTADMAKNPAALVQGTPNLGGPIVTAGGLIFIASAMDNYLRAFNVETGAELWKGRLPAGGQAMPMTYRAGQAGKQFVVIAAGGHGKLGTTLGDSLIAYALP
- the aqpZ gene encoding aquaporin Z yields the protein MNAQKYVAEAIGTFWLTFAGCGSAVIAAGFPQVGIGLLGVALAFGLSVVTMAYAIGHISGCHLNPAVTVGLAAGGRFPAGQILPYVVAQVIGAVVASAVLYVIASGTAGFDLAKGFASNGYGEHSPGHYNMVVCFITEVVMTMMFLFIIMGSTHGKAPAGFAPLAIGLALVMIHLVSIPVTNTSVNPARSTGPALFVGGWALAQLWMFWVAPLIGGVLGGVIYRWLSADPTGVVEGR